Sequence from the Phragmites australis chromosome 6, lpPhrAust1.1, whole genome shotgun sequence genome:
GTGCTGGCTCCTCCTATTTGTATTGCGCAGCACAGAAACAAGACCACAACAATAGATAGTTAAGCCCCCAATCAGGGTGAGGGGGGAGGCTTATCTCTGCCATTATTTGTTAGCCGAGATAAAAAAAACCCAACAtgcctatttcaaaaaaaaattgcattcaCACATAGCATGGCATGGTGGTACAAAGTAAGATACAACATAAAATCAGTTTGAATTATGAATTTGTATAATTGACTTGTAGcaatatattataaatttaaaataggGGCTTGATACAAAATTGGCCCGGCTTGAGAAAATTTTAGTCTTCTCTATTATTTCCTGTTCTGATTAAAATATGGTGTTTCTTTCATGTGTAATAGTTGATCTATCGAGATGATGCACACGTATACAGACGATACCAAAGGTATGATATTTGTTAATGAGATTCAACCGAGGTCTACATCCCGGGGCATAACTACGGGCGGTCCTCCCCATAGCGTCAGCATTGGCCACGCTGGGATCACGGCGGTACCTCCTTCATCCCCCTATGAACATGTCGTCCTGCTATCATGGTTACAACAGCGGCccccctctcatatttatgaggaggtCAGATTATAGGAGTCATATTCTAACTCCACCATGTACCACTAATACAACTCGAAGTCCAATGTGCAACCGACTTTGTACAATTATTTGACACATATCCAATAATATATACAGTCACCAGATATTTCAACTCGAAATTTTGACGCCAAGTTTACAGTGGCATAATCCTTCGTTGTCAAGGTGACCCAACCTGACAGGGTGCTAAACGTGGTGGGTTCACTCTTGGTGGAACCGTGGAAGAACCTGAAGAACTTGAAGGTCTCAAGGAGACTAGGGTTATCCAAGGAAGGAAAACTGAGTGTGTGATTGAACTTAAGAGGTTGCAATTGATCGGCCTTCAACAAGGGGCAGAGTTGCACAAAACTAGAAGGCAAACAGAGCTCGTCGGCGTAACGAGCACCAGAGTtcaaattaatattttttttaactaatatttGCCATCTTTCTGATGCCTCCATGATACTTTGATGTGTACGATTGTTTCTCACGCATTTTTTTCTAGCTTGTCGCTACAGCGATTTGTTTTAGTGGGGCTGTAGCTCTTGTACCAGTTCTAACGGATATTGCCAATGTTCTGTTCAAAATACATTTCTGGTGAAATCGTGAAATATCATGTACTTCTTTTTACCTTGAATGTTTTCAGAGACGAGATTCATGTATAATAGTTGACGGAGTAAAGATTTCTTTGATCTCGGTCGTTTTCTGGCCTTGGTATATTCCTCTGCTGTggagaaaaaattaaaataggaGCCTGATACAAAATTGTCCCAGCCTGTGAAAATTTCTTTCCTGTTTTGATTAAAATATGGTGATTCCTTCATCAAACAAAGAATAAACAGATGAATGCCTTCGAACTTCTGCGCACGAGagaatcaaccaaaaatatgcatatgaaaaCAGAAACGAAGAACAAATAATACTTCCAGCGGCAACAATATCTAAACTTTATCATCAGAATAAACAACATTGGTAATACAAGAAAAGCACTTTCGTTGAATCTATGGAAAGAACTTCATGGTTTACATATCCGAAGAGAATTCCTAGCTACAAAATTTGGTGCTGCAGGTCGAGGCTTAATTCGCTGCAACTTGCTAGAGGCTAATAGAAGTGGAAGCCTCCCCAGGACACGCCGTCCAGCTGTGTTCCCGCGACCATGTCGCCGATGTCCGGCACCGCACATAAGCTCCCCAGCATGCCCTGGCGTGCCGGATGCTTTGACGTCAAGAACACCTGCTGATCCTGGTCTTCTCCATGCGGGTGCTCCGCCGTGACGGATTCTTGGACCGTCGGGAGCTGCATCACGTGCTTGACCTGCTGCTCTGTTGTTGGCGCTGCCGCTTGGACGTGTTCCTCGAAGCAGGTCTCTGCAACAGCCGACGCTGGGGAAAGGAAGTGCAGCAAGTCGTTGCTAAGAAGATCATCGACCATCTCCGAGATTTCTTCGTCCGTAAGAACACGTTGCGTGGGTTCTTGTTCTCCAGATGCGTGCGCCGCGCCGGAGCCTTGACCGACCGTCGTTGGAGTCGACTCAGAAACTGAAGTCGCAGAATCACTGTCGGCGGCGCCGGTGGCGACGCACGCCCGCTGCGCGGCGGGCTCACCCTGGCCGTCGTCGTGGTCGTCCGG
This genomic interval carries:
- the LOC133923142 gene encoding NAC domain-containing protein 96-like; the encoded protein is MAAAPTAEDILEIPPGVKFCPDDDELVELYLLPRVRGQPAPFHGVIVEDDTAASTLPWKLFERHHRADDDEAYFYVRTSDAKDGARQDRGCAGGGTWVKQKRLDKELSVCGEKIKWSRNNLNLHLGGGKSGSTGWVMHEYTITSAPCLSLKICHVAFTGHGQKRKRVPDDHDDGQGEPAAQRACVATGAADSDSATSVSESTPTTVGQGSGAAHASGEQEPTQRVLTDEEISEMVDDLLSNDLLHFLSPASAVAETCFEEHVQAAAPTTEQQVKHVMQLPTVQESVTAEHPHGEDQDQQVFLTSKHPARQGMLGSLCAVPDIGDMVAGTQLDGVSWGGFHFY